From the genome of Salvelinus fontinalis isolate EN_2023a chromosome 20, ASM2944872v1, whole genome shotgun sequence, one region includes:
- the chga gene encoding chromogranin-A isoform X2, protein MIARGYFILTILVNRVLSLPVTPTYLEKEDVEVMKCIVEVLADVLSKPHRLAVSQECLNILRTDERLVSILRHRNFLKELQDIAVEDRSMLAALGGPGERSILSQKRGTGGEGEGEGEGEAENSAERDGESSRERNEIIRKGEEKKREKDETPDNRISDAMNKEGKEEEEDVDVIEKKEEEEGDEKEKEEDEEKRTSSREDGEEAKTEGGNVTLDKKVAESGEVTDAPEDKSEERKSAEENEEELEEKRSALPLQDSAEAKKEWEEEEEEDEGEVKRKVAGVNHWSRMSELARSLQTKKRAGEEEKLQEVKSLKVGGQHEVPHHSKEVVEEEVEEKRKVGEARKSPEVKELQMMARREPQERREGEEEEGSTSRKTEDPEIESLAAIESELESVAQKLHELRRG, encoded by the exons ATGATCGCGAGAGGATACTTCATTTTGACAATATTGGTTAATCGCG TTCTCTCATTGCCCGTGACTCCAACTTACCTTGAGAAAGAGGATGTCGAG GTGATGAAATGCATCGTGGAGGTTCTCGCTGATGTGCTCTCGAAGCCACACCGTTTGGCTGTCAGTCAGGAGTGCCTGAACATACTAAGGACAG ATGAAAGGCTTGTGTCAATCCTTCGCCACCGCAACTTCCTCAAGGAGCTGCAGGACATTGCCGTTGAAG ATCGATCGATGTTGGCTGCTCTGGGGGGCCCCGGCGAACGGTCTATCCTGTCCCAGAAGAGGGGGaccggaggagagggagaaggggagggtgaaggagaggcgGAGAACAGTGCGGAGAGGGACGGAGAGTCATCCCGTGAGAGGAACGAGATCATCAGAAAAGGCGAAGAGAAGAAGCGAGAAAAGGACGAGACCCCTGACAACCGTATCTCAGATGCCATGAacaaggaggggaaagaggaggaagaggatgtggATGTGATTGAaaagaaagaagaagaagaaggggatgagaaggaaaaggaggaggatgaggagaagcgTACGAGCTCAAGAGAAGACGGCGAGGAGGCTAAAACGGAGGGAGGAAACGTGACTCTGGATAAGAAAG TGGCAGAGTCTGGTGAGGTGACAGATGCACCAGAAGATAAATCTGAGGAGAGGAAATCTGCAGAGGAAAAtgaagaggagttagaggagaagAGGTCTGCATTGCCTCTGCAAGACAGTGCCGAGGCAAAGAaggagtgggaggaggaagaggaggaggatgagggggaggTGAAACGCAAGGTCGCCGGTGTGAATCACTGGAGCAGAATGAGTGAGCTAGCCCGGAGTTTGCAAACAAagaagagagcgggagaggaagAAAAGTTGCAGGAAGTGAAGTCACTGAAGGTCGGAGGTCAACATGAAGTGCCCCATCACTCCAAGGAGGTGGTGGAAGAGGaagtggaggagaagaggaaggtgGGAGAGGCACGGAAGAGCCCCGAAGTGAAGGAGCTCCAGATGATGGCACGCAGGGAAccgcaggagaggagagagggagaggaggaagaagggagcaCCAGCAGGAAGACTGAG GACCCAGAGATTGAGAGTCTGGCGGCCATCGAGTCGGAGCTGGAGAGCGTTGCTCAGAAACTCCACGAGCTGAGACGAGGTTGA
- the chga gene encoding chromogranin-A isoform X1, producing the protein MIARGYFILTILVNRVLSLPVTPTYLEKEDVEVMKCIVEVLADVLSKPHRLAVSQECLNILRTDERLVSILRHRNFLKELQDIAVEGANERAQQHVDITADHVTKKPQGPQGIDEAADRSMLAALGGPGERSILSQKRGTGGEGEGEGEGEAENSAERDGESSRERNEIIRKGEEKKREKDETPDNRISDAMNKEGKEEEEDVDVIEKKEEEEGDEKEKEEDEEKRTSSREDGEEAKTEGGNVTLDKKVAESGEVTDAPEDKSEERKSAEENEEELEEKRSALPLQDSAEAKKEWEEEEEEDEGEVKRKVAGVNHWSRMSELARSLQTKKRAGEEEKLQEVKSLKVGGQHEVPHHSKEVVEEEVEEKRKVGEARKSPEVKELQMMARREPQERREGEEEEGSTSRKTEDPEIESLAAIESELESVAQKLHELRRG; encoded by the exons ATGATCGCGAGAGGATACTTCATTTTGACAATATTGGTTAATCGCG TTCTCTCATTGCCCGTGACTCCAACTTACCTTGAGAAAGAGGATGTCGAG GTGATGAAATGCATCGTGGAGGTTCTCGCTGATGTGCTCTCGAAGCCACACCGTTTGGCTGTCAGTCAGGAGTGCCTGAACATACTAAGGACAG ATGAAAGGCTTGTGTCAATCCTTCGCCACCGCAACTTCCTCAAGGAGCTGCAGGACATTGCCGTTGAAG GAGCCAATGAGAGAGCTCAGCAGCATGTTGACATCACGGCAGATCATGTGACTAAGAAACCACAGGGTCCTCAGGGTATAGATGAGGCTGCAG ATCGATCGATGTTGGCTGCTCTGGGGGGCCCCGGCGAACGGTCTATCCTGTCCCAGAAGAGGGGGaccggaggagagggagaaggggagggtgaaggagaggcgGAGAACAGTGCGGAGAGGGACGGAGAGTCATCCCGTGAGAGGAACGAGATCATCAGAAAAGGCGAAGAGAAGAAGCGAGAAAAGGACGAGACCCCTGACAACCGTATCTCAGATGCCATGAacaaggaggggaaagaggaggaagaggatgtggATGTGATTGAaaagaaagaagaagaagaaggggatgagaaggaaaaggaggaggatgaggagaagcgTACGAGCTCAAGAGAAGACGGCGAGGAGGCTAAAACGGAGGGAGGAAACGTGACTCTGGATAAGAAAG TGGCAGAGTCTGGTGAGGTGACAGATGCACCAGAAGATAAATCTGAGGAGAGGAAATCTGCAGAGGAAAAtgaagaggagttagaggagaagAGGTCTGCATTGCCTCTGCAAGACAGTGCCGAGGCAAAGAaggagtgggaggaggaagaggaggaggatgagggggaggTGAAACGCAAGGTCGCCGGTGTGAATCACTGGAGCAGAATGAGTGAGCTAGCCCGGAGTTTGCAAACAAagaagagagcgggagaggaagAAAAGTTGCAGGAAGTGAAGTCACTGAAGGTCGGAGGTCAACATGAAGTGCCCCATCACTCCAAGGAGGTGGTGGAAGAGGaagtggaggagaagaggaaggtgGGAGAGGCACGGAAGAGCCCCGAAGTGAAGGAGCTCCAGATGATGGCACGCAGGGAAccgcaggagaggagagagggagaggaggaagaagggagcaCCAGCAGGAAGACTGAG GACCCAGAGATTGAGAGTCTGGCGGCCATCGAGTCGGAGCTGGAGAGCGTTGCTCAGAAACTCCACGAGCTGAGACGAGGTTGA